The genomic window CGTCATGGTAATCATACCCATGGTGGTCAAAATGGTGCCAAGCTTTTGCACCGAGCGCCGCTGATGGCCGATGGCCACCTGAACCTGTTCTTCTGTCAAAAGATTGGCCGCAACCAGAGACGAAGCAAGCTTTTTACTGTCCGGCCGATTCTTCCAGTATACATCTATGAGGCTGCCGTTAAGAAAGCTTAACTCCACCGAATTTTCGTCATCTGAAACGGCAAGAATCCCAGTCCGTTTTTGCAGATTATTCAGCTTTACCAAATCATTGAGTTTGATCTCAGCGGTCAAACCCTCAGCCACCAAAGTGCCCAGATGATCCGACACCAGTTCAGACAACCCGACCTCCCCTTTTTTGCCGAACCGTTGGGTTAATCCGGGTTTCCTTAAATCACAATCCACCATAAGTACACGCTGACCGGTCTGGGCTATGGTATAGCCAAGATTCGCCACCGTATTGGTTTTTCCCTCCTGCTCAGTGGCGCTGGTGACACAGATGGCATTCAAGTCCCGGTCCATTGAGGCAAACTGAAGGTTGGTCCGCATGGTCCTGTAGGACTCCGCATACCCGGACTTGGCAGGATACTGGTCCAGCAGCGTATTTTCTTCCGGTTTTATCTCTTTTTTCAGCTTTAGCATCTATTTGTACCCTCCATATGAGGCGCTTTTCAAACTTGCATCCGGTACAACAGCAATCACAGGATACCCCAGGAACCGTTCCGCATCCTCTTCATTTCGAATGCTCTGGTCAAGGTATTCAAGGAAGAATGCCAACCCGACCCCGCCAAAAATGCCAAGGACAATACTGAGCAGAAAATTGCGTTTCTTGTTGGGCTTTACCGGTTCTTCAGGCAGATCTGCAGTCTCTACAATGGTCAGGTTGGACGCATCTGAAGATTGAAGGATATTGGACTCTTTCACCTGGGACAACAAAATATCATACAGTTGCTGGCTGGTATTGACGTTGCGTTGATAAATATTGTAGGCCAACTCCTTTTCACTGGTCTGCATGGCCTCATTTTCAAATTCATCAATCTGTTTTTTTATCTCATGCTCCTGACTGGCCAGGATATCACGCTCCCGCTTCATGGCAACCATTTTTTTTCTCAGCTCAATTCTGAGCTTGGCCCTGGTATCCACAATCTTAGAGACCACCTCGACAATTTTAGGATGTTTAGGTTTATATACCTTTGACAGATGGCCCCTTTCAATTTCCAGGGAAGTCAAAGTTGAATAGAGATCTTTTATAATGGGGGCATCCACCAGGGATTTAATCCGCATGATATCGGCACTGTTGCCTATGGCAGCCTGAAACCCCTGAAGCTGTGAATCAATCTCCAGCTTTTTATTTTTTATGTTAAGGTAGCTTTGGTTAAACGAGGCGATTTTCTGGGAGATCAGATTCTGCTTACCCTCCATGGAGAACATCTTTTCCGACTGCTTGTAGTCAATGAACTCTTTTTCCGCATCCTCCAGCTTCTTTTTTACCCCGTAAAGCTCATTGGTCATCCAGTTGAGTTTATCCGTGGATGATTTCAGCTTGGTAGAAAGGTCAAACTCGATATATTTTTGGGCCACGGCATTGGCAATATCCCGGGCCCGCTGGGGATCGGTGTCTTCGGCCACAACCTCCATAATCCGGGTCTCTTCCACCGGGTTAACCTTAATTCTGGATAAAAGCTGCCGGTAGGCTGTATCCATAGCTTCGTCAAACAGGCCATCCTCCATCGTATCCTCAGGTTCAGGCAACAATTTTTTTATGAAATCCTTGATTGCAGTTTTGATCAGCTTGATGTTATTTTTTACCCGCGTCATGAACCGGACCAATGCATTGGTAGATTCAAGTTCCACCTCGGGACTTAAATCCACCTCCTGGGCCACCAGCTTAAGCACAGGCTTTGAGGTAATCAGCTTGAAATGGGTATTAAAATTCTTCTCCTCCGAATAAAAGCTTTCCATGGAATATGCCTGGCCCGAAATGGGAGACACATTTTTATTCAAACCGATCACAAGCTTTGATGTGGCCTGATAAACCGGTTTTGTGCTGAAAGTAAATACGACAGTTACCACAATAGCAAGCAGTAAAAAGGAGAGGATTAGTCTTTTGTGGTTGAGCACAACATCCAGGTAGTCGGATAGATGGATCTCTTCCTCAGTAATCTGTTCAGGGGTCTCAGGTGTCATATGAGTGCTCCTTAAAGCCAGGTTTCAGGGACATGAATGTGGTCACCGGGTTTTATGAGAATATCCGGGGTCCGGCCGTCCTGTACCTTTTCCAGATTCACCTTGATGACCTCCTGTCTACCGTTTTCATTTCGTACGATTTTTACCCGCGTTATGGCGGCATACTTGTCAAATCCACCGGCCAGGACACAGGCCGCCATGGCCGTCATACCCGGTTGGTAATCATAGACACCGGGTTTTTTAACCTCGCCCTCCACATAAATTTTGTATACGGACTGATTCAACTTGTCGGCTCTTGGGATATAGACGATATCGCCGGGAATCAGGGTGATGTTATATGACATATCACCCTCATCCAGCAGCCGGATTAAATCCACCTTGATGGTAGCGCTATTTTGAATGGCTTTTTTGACATCCTCTTCCGTGCTGATGCCATGGATTTCCCGCAGTACATAGGCAATGGATCCCCTGTCCGGGAGCAGCCCTTCGGCCCTGGCCACCAATTCGAGAAAATTAGTGGCGGATGTCATTTCGTACTGGCCCGGTTTTTTAACCGCTCCGGAAATAAAAAAGCGGATGCTATGGTACTCTTTTACCTGGACATTGACCTGGGGATCGACAAAGAAGTCCCGCTCAAGGGGACCCTGGATCGCAGTTTCCAGCTCAGCCAGTGTCAGCCCCCTGGCGATGACCGATCCGATAAACGGCACATTGATTTTGCCGTGCTCGGACACGTTAACCACAACCGTTTCCTGTTCCACACCACCGGCATAAATCGCGACGCTTAATACATCCCTGGACCCAATGTGATAGGTATCTGTCTGGCAGAGACCTGTGCCTGCTGCTGCCAGGAAGAATAGAAAAATCAATATGAATAATTTTTTCATCTAGCCGCTTCCCAAATCATAGTTAAAGGTTAATTTAAACAGCACAAAGCTATTATCGTAATCATAGTAGTCATAAGAAGAATCCCGGGATTCCAACCCGGATTCCATTGCCAGGGTAAACCGTCGGTTTAAATAATAAGAAAGCATGACAGAAAGAAACAGTGTATCATCTTCCCGGTCTGCAATCCAATAATTTTCATATTCACTTTTCTGATAATAGCCTTTAAACCTGGCATCAATCTTTTCCATAAACAGATGTCCCAGGATCAGGGTCACCCGGTTGGCCTGATAATACGCATTATTACGTCCGGTATCATTAAAATCCTGATTGAATTTCAAGGTCATGTAACTTCTGGGTTTTTCATCTTTGTCTAACGTTGGGGGATTCTGCCCTGTGATGGAAATATGCCAGTACGGGGTATCCATGGCATCCTCCCCGGCCAGGTCAAAATCGCGCTCATGATATCCAATCCCTCCGTCCAGTTTAAAATACTTATAACCGCTGACAATATTCATCCCATATTTTCTTGACACGTAATTGAAGTCGTCCGTGTCATAGTCCATGTCCCCTTGGGAATATTCGAGGTCCACCGTGGTGAATTTATTGATTTCGTAGTAAAGCCGTCCCGTTCCCTCAAGCAGGAATGAGTCGAATTCAGAACTATCGCTGTAATCAATGCCGGTGGTCTTAACCTCTATGCCGGCAGAAATCCGCGGACTGATCTGGTACTTAAGCCAGGGCCGGAACCGGTTAATCTTATACTTTTCAGTATCAATATAATTGTCAAGTTCGTCACGCTCCTCTGGATTCCTTGTCTTGATCATCCGGCCTTCCAGCCCGGTTGTGATCCGGGTGAACAGCATGGTTTTGGCAGAAAGCGTTAAATCATATCCGGCATAATCGTTCTCATCGGCATCCTCCGTGCCGGCCGGCACATCATCCAGGTCATCATAATAATTGAAATTAAACTTGCCCAAGGCTTTAACCCGGCTTTTTGCCGTTTCAAACCCGAACTCAAGCCCGGGACTGACGGTCAATGTACTGACAGAATGTTCATCGGTATCGTCATAATAAAAATTAGAGTCAATCCGGTAATCCGTTTCTATCATGGGCTTGATCAGGAACCGCTCTTCAGCGAATGCCAACCCTGTCCATGCTGAAACGATCAAAAAAACTGCGATTAAAACCAATCGTGCATCACGTATCATATTATCCCACCCGTCTTCCCGTAACAACATTTCCGGCCAAACATCTTCCCTCTATTTTCGCAGGATTCTCTTCAAAAATAGTGCTCACAGCCTTATATCCCCCGACTTTTTTCACAACCTTCACGGCATCGTCAAGGCAAGGGGGCCTGTGCCGAATATTATGTCCGTCAGACGCCACAAAATGAGCCTGTCCCTCTTTGACCATATCCCGGGCAATCTTAAAGCAGAGCTTTCCATTTTCACCTGTCAGACTCTTTCCTGTGACCTGAAACAAAGCATTTTCATAAATAAATTCCGGAATCATCTCCGGATGCCGCTGAATGGTCCGATTACGTTCAGGATGCGCAATAATCGGGATCACCTCCCGCTGCCGCAACTGCCGCAGCACCTCGATGATCCCCTGTTTGATAAAGATATCCGGCAGTTCAAAAAGATAGTACCTGGAACCCGCCAAAGACAGCAACTCGCCCCGATCCAGCAGGGTACAGCTATCCGGGGATATACGAATTTCCGCACCCGGCAAAACGGCAAGAGCAATCCTTTTTTCTTCAAGCACCCTGGTAAACATCTCGACAGAGACGCTCACCATCTCCTTGCTCACCTCAAAAACCCCGTTTTTGAAATGGGGGGTGGCAATGATCCGAGAGGTACCGGACCGCACAGCAGCCAAGGCCATGTCAACGGCTTTGTCCATGTTGGAAGGTCCGTCATCTATACCGGGCAATATATGGCAGTGAATATCAATCATATTTGTTGAGCAAATGCTTTTCAGAACGGCACCACACGGACCCCATTCATATCCGTCTCCTGATTATATATAATAATGGTTTTGTACTCTCTGCAAGACCTGTATATATTTGTCCTGAAACCCTGCTGCACGCCGCTTAAAAACCCACCTCGGATAAAGCCCTTCATACGGCTTATCCCAGTGTTTATTGTGAGATAATAAAAATTTTCCCATATCATACAGCACTATTTTCTATCATATCTCATAACATAATGCGAGCAGGCCATTAACGGCCGCTTCATTTTGCCGACAATCACTCTTTGTTGTGTGCTGAGCATAGTGTTAAGAAACGGCCTTGGTAATATTTTAGGCCATACGAATCTCCGGTAGGTTGGGTTGAGGAACGAAACCCAACATTGATAAGTTGTTGGGTTTCACTTGGTTTAACCCAACCTACGCTACGCCCGATGTTATAACCAATCCCTGAGAAACCAGGTTGGCCCATGGCCGTTATTACGAAATTGAGCCCAAAATTTGAGGATTGAGAAGATCCATATTATCATCGTTCATCGCCATGGCGAACACGTTGTGGCGGCTTAAGAATGTAACAGACTGATCGGACAGATATAAAGACGCAAATACAGGAATAATCCTCCGGCTTCCAGCTTCCGGAAACCAGGCGGCAAGTTCAGGGACACCATCAACGAATTTTTGAATATATTCCGTCCGCGGCGTGGCTTTTGTTTCCACAACAAAAAAATAATTGTTATCTGCCGCAACCACATCAAACTCTTTGATTTTATCGCCGCCGGGTTTTTTTTTGGTCAAACGGACTGCAAAAAAATCAAATCCATCGGATTTAAAATAAGTACGGGCAATTCCGCCTAAAGAGGGTGCGACAATATCCTCTACCACTGTTCCCATCTTATTGGCCAACTCGCCCCATTTCTTGTTCATGCTTTTTCTATCAGCAATGGACTGGTCTTTAAAAGATTGCATGTCATCCTTGAATCCACGCATCTCATCTTTGAAATCCCCCATTTCATCCTTGAATCCACGCATCTCATCTTTGAAATCCCCCATTTCATCCTTGAATTCACGCATCTCATCTTTAAAATCCCCCATTTCATCCTTGAACCCACGCATCTCATCTTTAAATTGACGCATCTCTACAGAAAGTGCAGAAATATTTTTCTCAAGACGAGTCAGACTGGTATTTGTGGTAACAATAAATTGCCCCAGAACCGATTCAAGGTATTCAAATTTTTCTTCAACAACGGCTTCCATCTGAATTCCCCCTTAAATTTTTATAAGAAAGTTTCAATAAGTTGTTGAATTACTTTCTTGTTTCGTTGTGGGCTATGCATAGCAGGTGATATGTCAAGTGTCAGCCCATGGCTGTTATTCTCAATAAAACCCCTTAGAGGTTGGTAAGCGCTATACGGGTCTTATTCTCCGGCACTGCCATGATTAAATTTTATCCGGGTCTGCATTTTCAGTCAAGATAGATATTTTTACTTCATATTTCTAAGGCCGCATCATCAAAATTACAACCACGTTTTGC from uncultured Desulfobacter sp. includes these protein-coding regions:
- a CDS encoding outer membrane beta-barrel protein: MIRDARLVLIAVFLIVSAWTGLAFAEERFLIKPMIETDYRIDSNFYYDDTDEHSVSTLTVSPGLEFGFETAKSRVKALGKFNFNYYDDLDDVPAGTEDADENDYAGYDLTLSAKTMLFTRITTGLEGRMIKTRNPEERDELDNYIDTEKYKINRFRPWLKYQISPRISAGIEVKTTGIDYSDSSEFDSFLLEGTGRLYYEINKFTTVDLEYSQGDMDYDTDDFNYVSRKYGMNIVSGYKYFKLDGGIGYHERDFDLAGEDAMDTPYWHISITGQNPPTLDKDEKPRSYMTLKFNQDFNDTGRNNAYYQANRVTLILGHLFMEKIDARFKGYYQKSEYENYWIADREDDTLFLSVMLSYYLNRRFTLAMESGLESRDSSYDYYDYDNSFVLFKLTFNYDLGSG
- a CDS encoding polysaccharide biosynthesis tyrosine autokinase — translated: MLKLKKEIKPEENTLLDQYPAKSGYAESYRTMRTNLQFASMDRDLNAICVTSATEQEGKTNTVANLGYTIAQTGQRVLMVDCDLRKPGLTQRFGKKGEVGLSELVSDHLGTLVAEGLTAEIKLNDLVKLNNLQKRTGILAVSDDENSVELSFLNGSLIDVYWKNRPDSKKLASSLVAANLLTEEQVQVAIGHQRRSVQKLGTILTTMGMITMTELKKYLSMHIVESFKTAASIYNGRFKFTPMHAGQMDTTIEHDVNFEKMFREFLDEGHQFPYLANMIESVVTQTGQENLFIVPSGKIPPNPAEMVSSGKMVFALSHLANVYDFVIIDTPPILPASDALVLAPETDGVLLVVKANQVNRKHIKDAVKHLESAGTKILGVVLNQVDVKRERYYRNYRKYYESYYGEDAGE
- a CDS encoding CpsB/CapC family capsule biosynthesis tyrosine phosphatase, with translation MIDIHCHILPGIDDGPSNMDKAVDMALAAVRSGTSRIIATPHFKNGVFEVSKEMVSVSVEMFTRVLEEKRIALAVLPGAEIRISPDSCTLLDRGELLSLAGSRYYLFELPDIFIKQGIIEVLRQLRQREVIPIIAHPERNRTIQRHPEMIPEFIYENALFQVTGKSLTGENGKLCFKIARDMVKEGQAHFVASDGHNIRHRPPCLDDAVKVVKKVGGYKAVSTIFEENPAKIEGRCLAGNVVTGRRVG
- a CDS encoding polysaccharide biosynthesis/export family protein; protein product: MKKLFILIFLFFLAAAGTGLCQTDTYHIGSRDVLSVAIYAGGVEQETVVVNVSEHGKINVPFIGSVIARGLTLAELETAIQGPLERDFFVDPQVNVQVKEYHSIRFFISGAVKKPGQYEMTSATNFLELVARAEGLLPDRGSIAYVLREIHGISTEEDVKKAIQNSATIKVDLIRLLDEGDMSYNITLIPGDIVYIPRADKLNQSVYKIYVEGEVKKPGVYDYQPGMTAMAACVLAGGFDKYAAITRVKIVRNENGRQEVIKVNLEKVQDGRTPDILIKPGDHIHVPETWL
- a CDS encoding GumC family protein, whose protein sequence is MTPETPEQITEEEIHLSDYLDVVLNHKRLILSFLLLAIVVTVVFTFSTKPVYQATSKLVIGLNKNVSPISGQAYSMESFYSEEKNFNTHFKLITSKPVLKLVAQEVDLSPEVELESTNALVRFMTRVKNNIKLIKTAIKDFIKKLLPEPEDTMEDGLFDEAMDTAYRQLLSRIKVNPVEETRIMEVVAEDTDPQRARDIANAVAQKYIEFDLSTKLKSSTDKLNWMTNELYGVKKKLEDAEKEFIDYKQSEKMFSMEGKQNLISQKIASFNQSYLNIKNKKLEIDSQLQGFQAAIGNSADIMRIKSLVDAPIIKDLYSTLTSLEIERGHLSKVYKPKHPKIVEVVSKIVDTRAKLRIELRKKMVAMKRERDILASQEHEIKKQIDEFENEAMQTSEKELAYNIYQRNVNTSQQLYDILLSQVKESNILQSSDASNLTIVETADLPEEPVKPNKKRNFLLSIVLGIFGGVGLAFFLEYLDQSIRNEEDAERFLGYPVIAVVPDASLKSASYGGYK